A stretch of DNA from Noviherbaspirillum sedimenti:
ATTGTGGCGATCATCGGCGGCATCGGCGCCGGCTTTCTTGCCGAGCACTGGCAGACGAAACGGGCGCCGGCATGAATTACGATGATTCCCTGTGGCTGATCTTTTTGTTGATCGGCCTTGCCACGACTTTGCCGCGTGCCAGTTTCATCCTGCTCGGGTCCCGCGTGGCGCTGCCGCCGTTTGTGCAGCGGGCGTTGCGTTACGCGCCGGCCGCCGCGCTGGCGGCGATCGTGGTGCCGGACGTGGTGCTGGTGGCAGGCAGCCTGCAGCCATTCAATCCCAAGCTGGCCGCCGCAGTTGCCGCCGTCGCAGTCGCCCTGCGCTGGCGCAATCCGTGGCTGCCGTTCATCGCCGGCATGGCGGTGCTGCTGGCGCAGCGGTTCGGGCTTGGATGGTAAATCGGCGTCAGCTCGTGAATCGTTCAATGATTTAATTGACTCTGACCCCGAATTTCCGAATTTACGCTTGATCGATATCCGCAAGGGTCTCGCGGCCGCGCTGGGTCAGTTCGAGCTGGCCAGTTGCGGCATTGCGCACCACATGGCCTTTCTTTTCCAGGAAAATCAACACGCCGGCATCGAGCTTCACGGCAGGATCGGTGGACACGGCGCGCAAGCCATCCACGCAGTTTTTCACGAACAGCGTCTGCCTGCCTTTGTCGGTCAAGCCAAGCTTGCCCGATTTGTCATGGGCGAGGTACTTCAGGCCCGTCAGCTTTTTGGTGTTTCTTGCCACGCAGGCGCTGGGCCGGCCGCCTTTGGGCGATGCCAGGAGCTCCGACAGGGCGGCGTATTCGTCAATGGTCAAAACATCATTCATGCATTTTCCTGTTATCTAAAAGCGTGCAGGCTGCTGCACATGCCGCCATTGTCGCATCTTTGCCCCGGTCATTCATTCACAGCATGCCGCAACTGGTGTACTCTGCCGTATGCACCATGAAAACACGATCCGCTTGAGTGGTCCGTTTCGTCTCCATGATTCGTTGGGGCGTGCCTGGGAAATCGAGGGCATCCGCATCTTCGACGAGGGCTACGGCATCATTGATGTGTATGTCGATTTCGCGGCATCCATGGAGGATGCGCCCTTGTTCGAGGATGCACTGGTGATCCGGCAGATACTTGCCAGGCTGCGGGCGCTGGGCTATGCCGGGCCCGACTTCGGTCCGGGCGATCCGGGCCAGCAGGACGACAGGCTGATCGTGCTGGAGGCGCCGGAAGCATTCAGCCTGTTCGCCGCCAGCAAGGGCTGGAAAAACCTGGCGGAAGAATATGCCGACGAGCATGACGACGCATCCGTGCCGCAAGAGGTGCTGGGCGATCCGGATGCGCGCGGCGTATTCGATGCATTGATGCAGAAAATGCGCCGCAAGCCCTGAGTCTTGCAAAAAGGAGGCACTGGCGCCTCCTTATGCCTGCTTATTCCTGTGCTATTCCGTTGCTATTCCTGCTGCTGGTGCAGGGTAAAGAAGCGCAGCATTTCCTGGGCGGCATGCGGTCCCTTGGGATCGGTATACGAACCCTGGCTGTTGCCTCCTGACCAGGCATGGCCGGCGCCATGAATGCTCCAGTGCTCGGCGATTGCCTTGCCGGCGTCATCGTGCTGGACCGTCCTGGTGTAGCTGCGGCCGTTGGGTACCTGGCCGCTTTCCACCTTGAGGCCGGAGGCCGGCGTGCTGCCTGGCTGCGCCATGTTGTCCGCCTTGTCCGCCACGCATTGTGCCAGCGCCTGCTCGCCGTTGCAGGGATTGACCGTGTGATCGCGGTCGCCATGAAACACGATCACCGGCTTGCCTTTCCGTGCACCGTTGCCGCCACCGCGCGTGCCGCGCATGCCGCCGCGCATGGCGGCGAAGGCGGAAGGCAAATCATGCGCGGCGCCTGCCGG
This window harbors:
- a CDS encoding AzlD domain-containing protein, encoding MNYDDSLWLIFLLIGLATTLPRASFILLGSRVALPPFVQRALRYAPAAALAAIVVPDVVLVAGSLQPFNPKLAAAVAAVAVALRWRNPWLPFIAGMAVLLAQRFGLGW